Proteins encoded in a region of the Alosa sapidissima isolate fAloSap1 chromosome 19, fAloSap1.pri, whole genome shotgun sequence genome:
- the znf395a gene encoding zinc finger protein 395a, whose translation MLPKSRLGKRSTMGALVCGSCHPSDGHQEAPQLPPHQHQGETEAGTPCLGLGPRPHGVIRVKLHPGQKVYVFCGGQECCGMVEQHNHVDNQVNIFLPQLNQHIVRKQEDVWTTPNPPLASHSHPTRSVSSCIDVPRSYRSPVSVDMDEMMAAMVLTSLSCSPLVQSPSQVEPAVSGVECGGGELSDSGSSGYWSSDHGNTSPAPSPTIEETDRGAVPPTDEGLDMELEQVLFDEPAPRKRKNSVKIAYRCLWRNCGKVLTSVVGMKRHIRTLHLGQSTEHERSQREEDFYYTEIYQDVDQMTVSSGGPPLAPAPTPARPSCASPSSTAQHIPSPPKTEPSPLSRSAPSESFWQVHCEHSYQAPAPPPAQAVTAAPSTSPSCLWTQPLTVATNKQVAPFRNRSVSVGEQWLQNHSAPSRSVPASVSPPRNHCNTRKIRGEAKKCRKVYGIEHRDQWCTACRWKKACQRFVD comes from the exons ATGTTGCCCAAGAGTAGGCTGGGAAAGCGCTCCACCATGGGCGCGCTGGTGTGTGGCTCCTGCCACCCATCCGACGGCCACCAGGAGGCGCCGCAGCTGCCTCCGCATCAGCATCAGGGCGAGACGGAGGCCGGCACGCCGTGTCTGGGGCTCGGCCCGAGACCTCACGGCGTCATCAGAGTCAAGCTGCACCCGGGCCAGAAG GTGTATGTTTTCTGCGGAGGCCAAGAGTGTTGTGGCATGGTCGAGCAGCACAACCACGTGGACAACCAGGTGAACATCTTCCTCCCCCAGCTCAACCAGCACATCGTCCGCAAGCAGGAGGACGTCTGGACGACCCCCAACCCTCCGCTCGCCTCTCACTCCCACCCCACTCGCTCTGTGTCTTCCTGCATTGACGTACCAAGAAG TTACAGAAGCCCCGTGTCTGTGGACATGGATGAGATGATGGCTGCCATGGTGCTGACCAGCTTGTCATGCAGTCCGCTGGTCCAGAGCCCGTCTCAGGTAGAACCAG CCGTCAGTGGGGTGGAATGTGGCGGAGGTGAACTGTCCGACAGCGGCAGCAGCGGCTACTGGAGCTCCGACCATGGCAACACAAGCCCCGCCCCGTCACCAACCATCGAGGAGACAGACAGGGGTGCGGTCCCACCCACCGACGAGGGATTGGACATGGAACTGGAACAGGTTCTGTTTGACGAACCAGCGCCACGGAAACGAAAG AACTCTGTTAAGATTGCTTACCGGTGTCTTTGGCGCAACTGTGGCAAGGTTCTGACCTCAGTGGTTGGCATGAAGCGGCACATTCGCACACTGCACTTGGG CCAGAGCACGGAGCATGAGCGCTCCCAGAGGGAGGAGGACTTCTACTACACCGAGATCTACCAGGACGTGGACCAGATGACCGTCAGTAGCGGGGGCCCCCCCCTGgcccctgcccccacccccgccaGGCCCTCCTGTGCGTCCCCCTCCAGCACTGCCCAGCACATCCCCTCTCCCCCCAAAACCGAGCCCAGTCCCCTCAGCCGATCTGCGCCCTCCGAGAGCTTCTGGCAGGTCCACTGCGAGCACTCGTACCAG GCCcctgcacctcctcctgctcagGCGGTGACTGCAGcgccctccacctccccctcctgTCTTTGGACGCAGCCTCTGACCGTCGCCACAAACAAACAG GTGGCGCCATTTCGCAACCGTTCTGTGAGTGTTGGTGAACAGTGGCTCCAGAACCACAGTGCCCCCAGCAGGTCGGTCCCAGCCAGTGTCTCACCACCCAGAAATCACTGCAACACCAG AAAGATCCGCGGCGAGGCCAAGAAGTGCCGGAAGGTGTACGGCATCGAGCACAGGGACCAGTGGTGCACCGCATGCCGCTGGAAGAAAGCCTGTCAGCGGTTTGTGGACTGA
- the pnoca gene encoding prepronociceptin yields the protein MKTPLWILVFLGLFAPGYSDCQGDCLSCLELLPKDQAFNTLVCLVECHGNVSPGLNWEMCRKVVEKPQVPSQSLGGAMLKRSQEDVASLLPLEQEDGGLPYSGALQRFDHVARALGLGQQGVRSRTTQLAPETVEGNQEDEDEEEEEEAEEDRDEGDGVAINLTKRFGGFLKGKYGYKKLMNPGRSYQKRYGGFIGVRKSARKWNNQKRFSEFLKQYLGMSTRSSEYKSVSADLTQQNEV from the exons ATGAAGACGCCTCTGTGGATCCTGGTGTTCCTCGGTCTGTTTGCGCCTGGATACAGCGACTGTCAGGGGGACTGCCTCTCCTGCCTTGAACTCCTGCCCAAAGACCAAGCCTTCAACACACTG GTGTGTCTCGTAGAGTGCCATGGTAACGTCTCTCCAGGCCTCAACTGGGAGATGTGCCGCAAGGTTGTGGAGAAGCCACAGGTACCCTCCCAGTCCCTAGGGGGCGCCATGCTGAAACGCTCCCAGGAGGATGTGGCCAGTCTGCTGCCCCTGGAGCAGGAGGATGGTGGACTGCCCTACTCTGGAGCCTTGCAGAGGTTTGACCATGTGGCCCGGGCACTGGGTCTGGGTCAGCAGGGCGTCAGGAGCCGGACGACCCAGCTGGCGCCCGAGACCGTGGAGGGGAACcaggaggacgaggacgaggaggaggaggaggaggctgaggaAGACAGGGACGAGGGCGACGGGGTCGCCATCAACCTGACCAAACGCTTCGGCGGCTTCCTGAAGGGCAAGTATGGCTACAAGAAGCTGATGAACCCAGGGAGGTCCTACCAGAAACGTTATGGTGGCTTCATAGGCGTCCGTAAATCTGCCCGAAAGTGGAACAACCAGAAACGTTTCTCTGAGTTTCTAAAGCAGTACCTGGGCATGAGCACCCGATCTAGCGAGTATAAGAGTGTCTCAGCTGACCTCACCCAACAAAATGAGGTCTAA